In Prunus dulcis chromosome 2, ALMONDv2, whole genome shotgun sequence, a single genomic region encodes these proteins:
- the LOC117617691 gene encoding mRNA cap guanine-N7 methyltransferase 2 isoform X2, whose amino-acid sequence MSQHAGPRAESTHHRLYEFAKAALTRIFVHPYATVCELYCGGGVDAEKWDEAQIGHYIGIDGSSSGISQRREAWESQRKAYTADFFELDPCMLCFETEERARKLLFNVSSLLKPGGYFFGITPDSSTIWAKYQKNVEAYHNRSSGMKPNIVPNCIRSENYMITFEVEDEKFPLFGKKYQLKFANDISPEIHCLVHFPSFIRLAREAGLEYVEIQNLTEFYDDNRAQFAGMIMNFGPNLVDPRGRLLPRSYDVLGLYTTFIFQKPDPDVAPPLTTPLLHDVTYIQDEREWQVPVTTVWRDDEKSVPVEPPPGLGKISEQKGILGPGPAELRFSEAL is encoded by the exons ATGAGTCAGCACGCGGGCCCGAGGGCCGAGTCGACTCACCACCGACTCTACGAGTTCGCGAAAGCTGCACTCACCAGGATCTTCGTGCATCCTTACGCTACG GTGTGTGAATTGTATTGCGGTGGAGGAGTTGATGCAGAGAAATGGGACGAAGCTCAAATTGGCCATTACATTGGAATTG ATGGTTCATCATCTGGAATAAGCCAAAGAAGAGAAGCATGGGAGAGCCAGAGGAAGGCTTATACTGCTGATTTTTTTGAGCTTGACCCTTGCATG CTGTGTTTTGAAACTGAGGAGAGAGCGAGGAAACTATTGTTTAATGTATCATCCTTATTGAAGCCGGGGggttatttttttggtattacTCCCGACTCATCTACAATATG GGCCAAGTACCAGAAGAATGTTGAAGCATACCACAATAGAAGCAGTGGCATGAAACCAAACATTGTTCCCAACTGCATTAGATCAGAGAACTACATGATCACCTTTGAAGTTGAGGACGAGAA GTTCCCGTTATTTGGAAAGAAATACCAGCTGAAATTTGCTAACGACATCTCTCCCGAAATTCATTGCTTGGTTCATTTCCCGAGCTTCATCAG GTTAGCCAGAGAAGCTGGTCTGGAGTATGTGGAGATTCAAAACTTAACAGAATTTTATGATGACAACAG AgcacaatttgcaggcatgatAATGAATTTCGGTCCAAACCTTGTGGATCCTAGAGGAAGGCTTCTTCCTCGATCATATGATGTGTTAG GTCTGTATACCACATTTATATTCCAAAAGCCAGACCCTGATGTTGCTCCCCCGCTCACGACACCATTGCTACATGATGTAACTTACATTCAGGATGAG AGAGAGTGGCAAGTGCCAGTGACGACTGTCTGGAGAGATGATGAAAAGAGCGTACCGGTAGAGCCACCTCCTGGCCTGGGCAAGATTAGTGAACAAAAAGGGATTTTGGGTCCTGGCCCGGCTGAGTTGCGTTTTTCTGAGGCACTTTGA
- the LOC117617691 gene encoding mRNA cap guanine-N7 methyltransferase 2 isoform X3, with protein sequence MSQHAGPRAESTHHRLYEFAKAALTRIFVHPYATVCELYCGGGVDAEKWDEAQIGHYIGIDGSSSGISQRREAWESQRKAYTADFFELDPCMEDVEIHLKDQTNPADLVCCLKNLQLCFETEERARKLLFNVSSLLKPGGYFFGITPDSSTIWAKYQKNVEAYHNRSSGMKPNIVPNCIRSENYMITFEVEDEKFPLFGKKYQLKFANDISPEIHCLVHFPSFIRLAREAGLEYVEIQNLTEFYDDNRHDNEFRSKPCGS encoded by the exons ATGAGTCAGCACGCGGGCCCGAGGGCCGAGTCGACTCACCACCGACTCTACGAGTTCGCGAAAGCTGCACTCACCAGGATCTTCGTGCATCCTTACGCTACG GTGTGTGAATTGTATTGCGGTGGAGGAGTTGATGCAGAGAAATGGGACGAAGCTCAAATTGGCCATTACATTGGAATTG ATGGTTCATCATCTGGAATAAGCCAAAGAAGAGAAGCATGGGAGAGCCAGAGGAAGGCTTATACTGCTGATTTTTTTGAGCTTGACCCTTGCATG GAAGATGTAGAGATACATCTGAAAGATCAGACAAACCCAGCAGATTTAGTTTGCTGCTTGAAGAATTTGCAG CTGTGTTTTGAAACTGAGGAGAGAGCGAGGAAACTATTGTTTAATGTATCATCCTTATTGAAGCCGGGGggttatttttttggtattacTCCCGACTCATCTACAATATG GGCCAAGTACCAGAAGAATGTTGAAGCATACCACAATAGAAGCAGTGGCATGAAACCAAACATTGTTCCCAACTGCATTAGATCAGAGAACTACATGATCACCTTTGAAGTTGAGGACGAGAA GTTCCCGTTATTTGGAAAGAAATACCAGCTGAAATTTGCTAACGACATCTCTCCCGAAATTCATTGCTTGGTTCATTTCCCGAGCTTCATCAG GTTAGCCAGAGAAGCTGGTCTGGAGTATGTGGAGATTCAAAACTTAACAGAATTTTATGATGACAACAG gcatgatAATGAATTTCGGTCCAAACCTTGTGGATCCTAG
- the LOC117617691 gene encoding mRNA cap guanine-N7 methyltransferase 2 isoform X1, which yields MSQHAGPRAESTHHRLYEFAKAALTRIFVHPYATVCELYCGGGVDAEKWDEAQIGHYIGIDGSSSGISQRREAWESQRKAYTADFFELDPCMEDVEIHLKDQTNPADLVCCLKNLQLCFETEERARKLLFNVSSLLKPGGYFFGITPDSSTIWAKYQKNVEAYHNRSSGMKPNIVPNCIRSENYMITFEVEDEKFPLFGKKYQLKFANDISPEIHCLVHFPSFIRLAREAGLEYVEIQNLTEFYDDNRAQFAGMIMNFGPNLVDPRGRLLPRSYDVLGLYTTFIFQKPDPDVAPPLTTPLLHDVTYIQDEREWQVPVTTVWRDDEKSVPVEPPPGLGKISEQKGILGPGPAELRFSEAL from the exons ATGAGTCAGCACGCGGGCCCGAGGGCCGAGTCGACTCACCACCGACTCTACGAGTTCGCGAAAGCTGCACTCACCAGGATCTTCGTGCATCCTTACGCTACG GTGTGTGAATTGTATTGCGGTGGAGGAGTTGATGCAGAGAAATGGGACGAAGCTCAAATTGGCCATTACATTGGAATTG ATGGTTCATCATCTGGAATAAGCCAAAGAAGAGAAGCATGGGAGAGCCAGAGGAAGGCTTATACTGCTGATTTTTTTGAGCTTGACCCTTGCATG GAAGATGTAGAGATACATCTGAAAGATCAGACAAACCCAGCAGATTTAGTTTGCTGCTTGAAGAATTTGCAG CTGTGTTTTGAAACTGAGGAGAGAGCGAGGAAACTATTGTTTAATGTATCATCCTTATTGAAGCCGGGGggttatttttttggtattacTCCCGACTCATCTACAATATG GGCCAAGTACCAGAAGAATGTTGAAGCATACCACAATAGAAGCAGTGGCATGAAACCAAACATTGTTCCCAACTGCATTAGATCAGAGAACTACATGATCACCTTTGAAGTTGAGGACGAGAA GTTCCCGTTATTTGGAAAGAAATACCAGCTGAAATTTGCTAACGACATCTCTCCCGAAATTCATTGCTTGGTTCATTTCCCGAGCTTCATCAG GTTAGCCAGAGAAGCTGGTCTGGAGTATGTGGAGATTCAAAACTTAACAGAATTTTATGATGACAACAG AgcacaatttgcaggcatgatAATGAATTTCGGTCCAAACCTTGTGGATCCTAGAGGAAGGCTTCTTCCTCGATCATATGATGTGTTAG GTCTGTATACCACATTTATATTCCAAAAGCCAGACCCTGATGTTGCTCCCCCGCTCACGACACCATTGCTACATGATGTAACTTACATTCAGGATGAG AGAGAGTGGCAAGTGCCAGTGACGACTGTCTGGAGAGATGATGAAAAGAGCGTACCGGTAGAGCCACCTCCTGGCCTGGGCAAGATTAGTGAACAAAAAGGGATTTTGGGTCCTGGCCCGGCTGAGTTGCGTTTTTCTGAGGCACTTTGA